One segment of Streptosporangium brasiliense DNA contains the following:
- a CDS encoding endo-beta-N-acetylglucosaminidase H, whose amino-acid sequence MSAPLMRRRTLLSVLVAATAGVALPATAHAERRPRAKTGPISVVYIEVNNESMTNAAKYTLAKGGAQVFDIAVIFAANINYNGTDAYLHFNENVQNVLDNVATEVRPLQQKGIKVLLSVLGNHQGAGFANFPSQQAADAFAQELADAVTTYGLDGIDFDDEYAEYGNNGTGQPNDFSFVYLVSALRRKLPDKLITLYDIGPASGRLTYNGVSIANTFDYAWNPYYGTWAVPSGPSSRSRLSPAAVSFTATSPSTAASLAQRTVNEGYGVFLTYNLTAANTASYISAFTNKLYGSSAVYNP is encoded by the coding sequence ATGAGTGCACCGCTGATGCGGAGAAGGACCCTGCTGTCAGTCCTGGTCGCGGCCACCGCCGGTGTCGCGTTGCCCGCCACGGCGCACGCCGAGCGCCGCCCACGCGCGAAGACCGGACCGATCTCGGTCGTCTACATCGAGGTCAACAACGAGAGCATGACGAACGCCGCGAAGTACACGCTCGCCAAGGGCGGTGCGCAGGTGTTCGACATCGCGGTCATCTTTGCGGCCAACATCAACTACAACGGCACGGACGCCTACCTGCACTTCAACGAGAACGTGCAGAACGTGCTCGACAACGTGGCGACCGAGGTCCGCCCGCTGCAGCAGAAGGGCATCAAGGTCCTGCTGTCCGTCCTCGGCAACCATCAGGGCGCCGGCTTCGCGAACTTCCCGTCCCAGCAGGCCGCTGACGCGTTCGCCCAGGAGCTGGCCGACGCGGTGACGACGTACGGACTCGACGGCATCGACTTCGACGACGAGTACGCCGAGTACGGCAACAACGGCACCGGTCAGCCGAACGACTTCTCGTTCGTCTACCTGGTCTCGGCCCTGCGCCGGAAGCTGCCGGACAAGCTCATCACGCTGTACGACATCGGCCCGGCCTCGGGCCGTCTGACCTACAACGGGGTGAGCATCGCCAACACCTTCGACTACGCCTGGAACCCGTACTACGGCACCTGGGCCGTGCCGAGCGGTCCGAGCTCCAGGTCCCGTCTCTCCCCGGCCGCCGTGTCGTTCACCGCGACCAGTCCGTCCACCGCCGCGAGTCTCGCCCAGCGCACGGTCAACGAGGGGTACGGCGTCTTCCTCACCTACAACCTCACCGCGGCGAACACGGCCTCCTACATCTCGGCGTTCACCAACAAGCTCTACGGCAGCTCTGCCGTCTACAACCCCTAG
- a CDS encoding amidase: protein MEWNFQAAEDLAAALRAGEVSSVELTDEAIARIERDDKVINAICVPDFDRARAAARGADQARARGEDRPLLGIPVTVKESYNIAGLPTTWGMPPHQNYMPAEDAVQVSRLKAAGAVVLGKTNVPLGLQDIQTFNEIYGTTTNPWDHGRTPGGSSGGSAAALASGFGALSIGSDIAGSLRTPAHFCGVYAHKPTLGLAANRGMVPPSEPALPADLDLAVVGPMARTARDLALLLDVMAGPDPLTLGMAHRLALPPARHQRLCDFRVLVLDEHPLIPTGAAVRAGVNRVAAALVDGGARVGRHSPLLPDLTEAATLYMQLLISGSVARFPIESHEQLRTRAAGLSADDQSLDAARLRAMVFSHRDWMEANNRREVHRHGWRQLFAEFDAVVCPITPTPAFPHDHDPNPLGRRIDIDGVEYPYFDQLVWAGLATMPGLPATAIPAGRSPEGLPVGVQLIGPMFEDRTPLRLAELLEQKIGGFHAPK from the coding sequence ATGGAATGGAATTTTCAGGCGGCCGAAGACCTCGCAGCCGCATTGCGTGCCGGTGAAGTGAGCTCGGTGGAACTGACCGACGAGGCGATCGCCCGTATCGAGCGGGACGACAAGGTGATCAACGCTATTTGCGTGCCGGACTTCGACCGTGCGCGGGCCGCCGCGCGCGGTGCTGACCAGGCACGCGCGCGTGGTGAGGACCGGCCGCTGCTCGGCATTCCGGTGACGGTCAAGGAGTCGTACAACATCGCCGGGCTGCCCACGACCTGGGGCATGCCGCCGCACCAGAACTATATGCCGGCCGAGGACGCGGTACAGGTGTCGCGACTCAAGGCCGCGGGCGCGGTGGTGCTCGGCAAGACCAATGTGCCGTTGGGGCTGCAAGATATACAGACCTTCAACGAGATCTACGGCACCACCACCAACCCGTGGGATCACGGTCGCACGCCGGGCGGATCCTCCGGCGGGTCGGCGGCGGCCCTGGCATCCGGGTTCGGCGCGCTGTCCATCGGCTCCGACATCGCCGGCTCGCTGCGCACCCCCGCGCATTTCTGCGGCGTCTACGCGCACAAGCCGACGCTCGGACTGGCGGCGAACCGCGGTATGGTCCCGCCGTCCGAGCCGGCATTGCCGGCCGACCTCGACCTCGCCGTCGTCGGTCCGATGGCGCGCACCGCCCGCGACCTCGCGCTCCTGCTCGACGTCATGGCCGGACCGGACCCGCTGACGCTCGGCATGGCGCACCGTTTGGCACTGCCGCCCGCGCGCCACCAGCGGCTCTGCGATTTCCGGGTCCTGGTCCTCGACGAGCATCCGCTCATTCCGACCGGGGCCGCCGTGCGGGCGGGCGTGAACCGGGTGGCCGCCGCGCTCGTCGACGGCGGCGCCCGCGTCGGACGGCACAGTCCGCTGCTGCCCGATCTGACCGAAGCCGCGACGCTCTACATGCAGTTGCTGATTTCGGGCTCCGTTGCGCGTTTTCCCATCGAATCGCACGAGCAACTGCGGACCCGCGCCGCCGGCCTGAGCGCGGACGACCAGAGTCTTGACGCCGCGCGGCTGCGCGCCATGGTGTTCAGCCACCGCGACTGGATGGAGGCGAACAACCGCCGCGAGGTCCACCGCCACGGCTGGCGGCAGCTGTTCGCCGAGTTCGACGCCGTGGTGTGCCCGATCACGCCGACGCCCGCGTTCCCGCACGACCACGACCCCAATCCGTTGGGACGGCGCATCGACATCGACGGCGTCGAGTACCCGTACTTCGACCAGCTCGTCTGGGCCGGCCTGGCCACCATGCCCGGCCTGCCCGCCACCGCCATACCAGCGGGTCGGTCCCCCGAGGGCCTGCCGGTGGGAGTGCAGCTCATCGGTCCGATGTTCGAGGACCGCACCCCGCTGCGGCTGGCCGAACTGCTCGAGCAGAAGATCGGCGGCTTCCACGCACCGAAATAG
- a CDS encoding MFS transporter yields MWTRNFTLYFGARTISLLGDAMMPVASALAIGKFYGIAGVGYVLALWTASAVLVMLFGGVVADRIGARRLMIGADMLRVVTQGVVAVAFLDGAPPYALLLVMAFLSGTGAGMFEPGVNGMVSLVAKDRQRANATLKIAEAVTHLAGPALAGVLIVVAGPVFVYTVDAATFLVSGVCLLLVRVTVPRPEPSNVLSDLRRGWEEFKARSWMWSVILVWVFWGVLVVGPYVPLSSQVIGADYGWVMAALGLGTVLGGLVAIRLRPRRPLAAGAVALSGYVAVPLTVALGLPLPLLMAGHLLGGCALAFWSVMWSTSVQTQIAPDVVNRVNAYQVAGSVAGMAVGQALAGPVTALVEPRAFMLGSALVTVGVVAALLLIKPVRRLGREPQEAGGRPIADALDVTVQEIFDVPVTRGNA; encoded by the coding sequence ATGTGGACGAGAAACTTCACCCTCTACTTCGGGGCCCGCACGATCTCGCTGCTCGGTGACGCGATGATGCCCGTCGCCTCGGCGCTGGCGATCGGGAAATTCTATGGGATCGCGGGCGTCGGCTACGTGCTCGCGCTCTGGACCGCGTCGGCCGTGCTGGTCATGTTGTTCGGCGGGGTTGTCGCCGACCGGATCGGCGCCCGGCGCTTGATGATCGGCGCGGACATGCTCAGGGTCGTCACCCAAGGGGTCGTGGCTGTCGCCTTCCTGGACGGTGCTCCGCCGTACGCCCTGTTGCTGGTGATGGCGTTCTTGTCGGGCACGGGCGCCGGGATGTTCGAACCGGGCGTCAACGGCATGGTCTCCCTGGTCGCCAAAGATCGGCAGCGGGCCAACGCGACGCTGAAGATCGCCGAGGCGGTCACCCATCTGGCGGGTCCCGCACTGGCTGGAGTCCTCATCGTCGTCGCCGGGCCGGTCTTCGTCTACACGGTGGACGCCGCGACGTTCCTGGTCAGCGGGGTGTGCCTGCTGCTGGTCCGGGTCACCGTACCCAGGCCGGAGCCCTCCAACGTGCTGAGCGACCTGCGCAGGGGCTGGGAGGAGTTCAAGGCCAGGAGCTGGATGTGGTCGGTCATCCTGGTCTGGGTGTTCTGGGGCGTTCTGGTGGTCGGGCCGTACGTGCCGCTGTCGTCGCAGGTCATCGGGGCCGACTACGGCTGGGTGATGGCGGCGCTCGGCCTCGGCACTGTGCTGGGCGGGCTGGTGGCGATCAGGCTCAGGCCGCGCAGGCCGCTGGCGGCCGGGGCGGTGGCGCTGAGCGGGTACGTGGCGGTGCCGCTGACGGTCGCGCTCGGGCTGCCGCTGCCGCTGCTGATGGCCGGGCACCTGCTCGGGGGGTGCGCGTTGGCGTTCTGGTCGGTGATGTGGTCGACCAGCGTGCAGACGCAGATCGCGCCGGACGTGGTGAACCGGGTCAACGCCTACCAGGTGGCCGGGTCGGTCGCGGGCATGGCAGTCGGGCAGGCGCTGGCCGGTCCGGTCACCGCGCTGGTCGAACCGCGCGCCTTCATGCTGGGGTCGGCCCTGGTGACGGTCGGCGTGGTGGCGGCGCTGCTGCTGATCAAGCCGGTCAGACGGCTGGGCCGGGAACCTCAGGAGGCCGGAGGCCGGCCGATCGCCGATGCCCTCGATGTCACCGTCCAAGAGATTTTTGACGTTCCTGTCACCCGGGGGAACGCATGA
- a CDS encoding GlxA family transcriptional regulator: MVALVAPGQELYPVTSASAVFGYHGPDIPQHYSFSLCAEQPGSLPATLGVPIQVDSGLEALDDADTVIIAGWTLTPSPAVLHAVSQAHARGARIVAVCAGIFIPAALGLLDGRRASVHWELSGELAARHPRVIPDDTVIYVDHGDVATAGASAATLDLCLHQVLQEHGAAHAMRIGRQLAAGPHREGCQRQYPPLPTAGPMPDSLAPLLEWLLSRLPDQITVEDMAAYSGVSPRTLTRQFADQLGVPPARWLLERRLAATRALLEDTDLPVETIAARVGLSSAVNLRRRFHTALRTTPAAYRRSFR; encoded by the coding sequence GTGGTCGCCTTGGTCGCCCCGGGCCAGGAGCTCTATCCGGTCACCTCCGCCTCAGCCGTCTTCGGCTACCACGGCCCCGACATCCCCCAGCACTACAGCTTCAGCCTGTGCGCCGAACAGCCCGGCTCCCTCCCCGCCACCCTCGGCGTCCCCATCCAGGTCGACAGCGGCCTCGAAGCCCTCGACGACGCCGACACCGTGATCATCGCGGGCTGGACCCTCACCCCCTCGCCCGCCGTACTCCACGCGGTGTCCCAAGCCCATGCCCGAGGCGCCCGCATCGTCGCCGTCTGCGCCGGGATCTTCATCCCCGCCGCCCTGGGCCTCCTGGACGGCCGCCGCGCCTCCGTCCACTGGGAACTCTCCGGCGAACTCGCCGCCCGCCACCCCCGCGTCATCCCCGACGACACCGTCATCTACGTCGATCACGGCGACGTCGCCACCGCCGGAGCCTCGGCCGCCACCCTCGACCTCTGCCTTCACCAGGTCCTCCAGGAGCACGGCGCGGCCCACGCCATGCGCATCGGCCGCCAGCTCGCCGCCGGTCCGCACCGTGAGGGCTGCCAGCGCCAGTACCCTCCCCTCCCCACCGCAGGCCCCATGCCAGACTCCCTGGCCCCCCTGCTCGAATGGCTCCTCTCGCGCCTGCCCGACCAGATCACCGTCGAGGACATGGCCGCCTACTCGGGAGTCTCCCCCCGCACCCTCACCCGCCAGTTCGCCGACCAGCTCGGGGTCCCGCCCGCCCGCTGGCTGCTGGAACGTCGCCTGGCCGCCACCCGCGCCCTGCTGGAGGACACCGACCTGCCCGTCGAGACCATCGCCGCCCGCGTCGGCCTCTCCTCGGCGGTCAACCTCCGCCGCCGCTTCCACACCGCCCTGCGTACCACCCCGGCCGCCTACCGCCGCTCCTTCCGCTGA
- a CDS encoding ArsR/SmtB family transcription factor, with protein sequence MISFELGVEDLADTRFALAPLDETVLSLRVLREPGLYALHLPWRRSALARLDPHDTRLLTSLVGRRRALPDFLTPPPATFAPTFEEQLSIARRAPPGVVRRDLRAALVPEPVPDDDAAIRFRDAACDALQRHWQLTIEPLWPQIRLVLEADMTYRARRLAVGGARLLFADMHPNLRWHEGVLFIEQMIGCHHVAVSGRGLLLMPSVFAHKPAPPVHAEEPPRLTYPSRGVATLWAPAPTPDTTALVALLGAPRAALFDLLGEPLPTVELARRLMVTPSAVSQHLRVLYAAGLVTRTRDGRHVLYRRSHLGNQLAAPSRPAPGGG encoded by the coding sequence ATGATCAGCTTCGAGCTCGGCGTCGAGGACCTCGCGGACACCCGCTTCGCCCTGGCACCCTTGGACGAGACGGTGCTCAGCCTGCGCGTGCTGCGCGAGCCCGGCCTGTACGCGCTGCACCTGCCGTGGCGCAGGTCCGCGCTCGCCCGTCTCGATCCTCACGACACCCGCCTGCTGACATCCCTCGTCGGGCGGAGACGGGCCCTGCCCGACTTCCTGACACCACCGCCCGCGACCTTCGCCCCCACGTTCGAGGAACAGCTGTCGATCGCACGGCGCGCACCTCCCGGGGTTGTCCGCAGGGATCTGCGGGCCGCCCTCGTCCCCGAGCCCGTCCCCGACGACGACGCGGCCATCAGGTTCCGCGACGCGGCCTGCGACGCGCTGCAACGCCACTGGCAGCTGACGATCGAGCCGCTGTGGCCGCAGATACGGCTGGTACTGGAGGCGGACATGACCTACCGGGCGCGCCGGCTGGCCGTGGGCGGCGCGCGCCTGCTGTTCGCCGACATGCACCCGAACCTGCGCTGGCACGAGGGGGTGCTGTTCATCGAGCAGATGATCGGCTGCCACCACGTGGCGGTGTCCGGGCGGGGACTGCTGCTCATGCCGTCGGTGTTCGCTCACAAACCCGCCCCGCCGGTCCACGCCGAGGAACCGCCGCGCCTGACCTATCCCAGCCGCGGGGTGGCCACCTTGTGGGCTCCGGCGCCGACCCCGGACACCACCGCCTTGGTGGCGCTGCTCGGCGCGCCCCGAGCCGCGCTGTTCGACCTCCTCGGCGAGCCACTGCCGACGGTGGAACTCGCCCGCCGACTGATGGTGACCCCCAGCGCCGTCTCCCAGCACCTACGCGTGCTGTACGCCGCCGGCCTGGTCACCCGGACCCGCGACGGACGGCACGTCCTGTACCGCCGAAGCCACCTCGGCAATCAACTCGCAGCCCCGTCCAGGCCGGCTCCAGGAGGTGGGTGA
- a CDS encoding SDR family NAD(P)-dependent oxidoreductase, with product MTGAARGIGAAVAERLARDGLALAVIDLDEADCAGTVEAIRSEGGTALALAADVADDGLVGDAVARVVAEVGPPTVLVSNAGIGPRAATSPLLTAPMMPTGSVGPVPWSAPAFSTDAASCSQAQRASCSRAQRTEGEEMEGFAPRTSFGYEASKRYDAEDTRGDEEQTVAFLARLASGRDALEFAVGTGRIALPLRRTGVRVDGIELSPDMVDRMREKPDGDKIEVTMGDMSRVTTGRTYGLVYLVYNTIGNLLSQDDQVRCFENAARHLTGEGVFVVECRIPTAPARPGRQYVDAEHIGVDHVGLDVCRYDPVTQILDENHVRISTEGIVFGPIRLRLAHPPEFDLMARIAGLRLRERWGGWEREPYTAASWRHISVYGRPADTAC from the coding sequence GTGACCGGGGCGGCCCGCGGCATCGGCGCCGCGGTGGCCGAGCGGCTGGCGCGGGACGGCCTGGCGCTGGCGGTCATCGATCTGGACGAGGCGGACTGCGCCGGAACCGTCGAGGCGATCAGGAGCGAGGGCGGGACGGCTCTGGCACTGGCAGCCGATGTGGCCGACGACGGCCTGGTCGGCGATGCCGTCGCGAGGGTGGTCGCCGAGGTGGGGCCGCCGACGGTGCTGGTCAGCAACGCCGGCATCGGCCCGCGCGCGGCGACGTCACCGCTGCTCACGGCCCCGATGATGCCCACTGGTTCCGTGGGGCCCGTGCCGTGGTCGGCGCCGGCGTTCTCCACCGATGCCGCGTCATGCAGTCAGGCACAACGAGCGTCATGCAGTCGGGCACAACGGACGGAAGGAGAAGAAATGGAGGGCTTCGCCCCCCGGACAAGCTTCGGGTACGAGGCGTCCAAGCGTTACGACGCCGAGGACACCCGAGGCGATGAGGAGCAGACGGTCGCGTTCCTCGCCAGGCTCGCGAGCGGCCGTGACGCGTTGGAATTCGCGGTGGGCACCGGCCGCATCGCTCTACCGCTGAGGAGAACCGGCGTGCGGGTGGACGGCATCGAGCTGTCTCCGGACATGGTGGACCGGATGCGCGAGAAGCCGGACGGCGACAAGATCGAAGTCACCATGGGTGACATGTCCCGCGTCACCACCGGGCGCACCTACGGGCTGGTCTATCTGGTGTACAACACGATCGGCAATCTCCTCAGCCAGGACGACCAGGTCCGCTGCTTCGAGAACGCCGCTCGGCACCTGACCGGCGAGGGGGTGTTCGTCGTCGAATGCCGGATACCGACCGCCCCTGCACGCCCCGGCCGCCAGTACGTCGACGCCGAGCACATCGGGGTGGACCATGTCGGCCTGGACGTCTGCCGCTACGATCCCGTGACGCAGATTCTCGACGAGAATCACGTCCGCATCAGCACCGAGGGCATCGTCTTCGGCCCCATCAGGCTCCGCCTGGCCCATCCGCCCGAGTTCGACCTCATGGCCCGTATCGCGGGCCTTCGCCTGCGCGAACGGTGGGGAGGCTGGGAGCGCGAGCCGTACACGGCCGCCAGCTGGCGCCACATCAGCGTCTACGGACGGCCGGCGGACACAGCTTGCTGA
- a CDS encoding ATP-binding protein has protein sequence MVTGVEISPREAEVLELVGAHLSNAEIAARLCISVRTVESHVSSLLRKLEVPDRRALAQRAAEPARAGGSHPAQVLPAPLTSFVGRALERGELTDLFKKHRQVTAVGPGGVGKTRLALAVAAEAAGEYSDGVWFVDLVPVTDPAAVAASVAGALGLGEQPGRGMTESVVAALADRHALLVLDNCEQVRDGVVPFVERLLAMCPRVTVLATSRARLMVPFERVYPVPPLSLPDDGESDAVALFMERAAAVGWPLDPPLRDQVTSICERLDGMPLAIELAAARYPTLGLDGLTAALSHPLRMLTGGSRADDRHRSVRAALDWSHALLEPDDRALLHRVSVFAAPFTASAAAAAVTGAEEWITADGLARLAEQSLLVVRASPGGTGYRALETIRQYGTERLTEAGELADARAGHLRWCLAVAADLAVARQDWRARFDQVADELRAALAWAADQPERRADAYRLAEHLAELAFTRNLIGESQQRYEQAAALADDPAATASMLRRAAAVAGCRMRGDDMYRFHRAAADAARRSGDTAGAACDLATAATNAYRFSGKFERIPPQQEVIALVTEAGALAGDDPAAQAAVALAEAAVLADTFGAAQGPPDNDVPKTIALAERAVGLAHRTGDLLAESAALDALTGAQSWAGDTFAVAATARRRTVLLSSTPGDPAGTHELIDALGTATEAALGAGDLPGARRWARQLADHPLLAEVGHRATSLLLVAETLAGNTDEVLTFSVRFREAWKRVGSPTRSYLGPAVAGVAMIHGLRDDHDAQREWNTVLNQLGAMPEHTYAYGPVFDAIQLLHRGQAGQALERMAPEPGDVWKWLTWIWLHWYVALRAEATVLAGSPDAGDRLAEARTIVSGNPVAAAVVERAEALFHDDRERLLATADAFDAAGCRYQSARTMVLAGGDHAERGAAAFAGLGLAPPGPLPAWLLNRSGG, from the coding sequence GTGGTGACAGGAGTGGAGATCTCGCCTCGGGAAGCCGAGGTGCTGGAACTGGTCGGGGCCCATCTCAGCAACGCCGAGATCGCGGCACGGCTGTGCATCTCGGTGCGCACCGTGGAGAGTCACGTCTCCTCGCTGCTGCGCAAGCTGGAGGTGCCGGATCGGCGGGCGCTCGCCCAGCGCGCGGCCGAGCCGGCCCGAGCCGGCGGGTCTCACCCGGCGCAGGTTCTGCCGGCCCCGCTGACCTCGTTCGTCGGCCGAGCGCTGGAGCGGGGCGAGCTGACCGACCTGTTCAAGAAGCATCGGCAGGTGACCGCAGTCGGCCCTGGGGGCGTGGGCAAGACCCGGCTCGCGTTGGCGGTGGCCGCGGAAGCGGCCGGCGAGTACTCCGACGGGGTGTGGTTCGTCGATCTGGTCCCGGTCACCGACCCGGCCGCGGTCGCGGCCTCGGTCGCCGGTGCGCTCGGCCTCGGCGAGCAGCCCGGCCGCGGCATGACCGAGTCCGTGGTCGCCGCCCTGGCCGACCGCCATGCCTTGCTGGTGCTGGACAACTGCGAGCAGGTACGGGACGGGGTGGTGCCGTTCGTCGAGCGGCTGCTCGCGATGTGCCCTCGAGTGACGGTGCTGGCGACCAGCCGGGCCCGGTTGATGGTGCCGTTCGAACGGGTGTATCCGGTCCCACCGCTGTCGCTGCCCGACGATGGCGAGTCGGACGCGGTCGCGTTGTTCATGGAGCGGGCGGCGGCGGTCGGCTGGCCGCTGGATCCTCCACTGCGCGACCAGGTCACCTCGATCTGCGAGCGGCTGGACGGGATGCCGCTGGCGATCGAACTGGCCGCCGCCCGGTATCCCACGCTCGGGCTGGACGGCCTCACCGCCGCCCTGTCCCACCCGCTCCGGATGCTCACCGGCGGCTCCCGTGCCGATGACCGCCACCGCTCGGTGAGGGCGGCGCTGGACTGGAGCCACGCCCTGCTGGAGCCGGACGACCGGGCGCTCCTGCACCGGGTGTCGGTGTTCGCGGCGCCGTTCACCGCCTCGGCGGCGGCGGCGGCGGTCACCGGGGCCGAGGAATGGATCACCGCCGACGGCCTGGCCCGGCTCGCCGAACAGAGCCTGCTGGTGGTGCGGGCGTCCCCAGGCGGGACCGGATACCGGGCGCTGGAGACCATCCGCCAGTACGGGACCGAGCGGCTCACCGAGGCCGGTGAGCTGGCCGACGCCCGAGCCGGGCACCTTCGCTGGTGCCTGGCCGTCGCCGCCGACCTGGCGGTGGCACGACAGGATTGGCGGGCCCGGTTCGACCAGGTGGCCGACGAGCTCCGTGCCGCCCTCGCATGGGCGGCAGACCAGCCGGAGCGGCGCGCGGATGCGTACCGCCTCGCCGAGCACCTGGCGGAGCTGGCCTTCACCCGTAACCTCATCGGCGAGTCCCAGCAACGCTACGAGCAGGCCGCCGCCCTCGCCGACGACCCGGCCGCCACCGCGTCGATGCTCCGGCGTGCCGCGGCCGTGGCCGGATGCCGGATGCGAGGCGATGACATGTACCGCTTCCACCGCGCTGCCGCGGACGCCGCCCGCCGGTCCGGGGACACCGCCGGCGCCGCCTGCGACCTGGCGACCGCCGCCACCAACGCATACCGGTTCTCGGGCAAGTTCGAGCGGATCCCGCCGCAGCAGGAGGTGATCGCGCTCGTCACCGAGGCGGGGGCGCTGGCCGGCGACGACCCCGCCGCCCAGGCCGCGGTGGCGCTGGCCGAGGCCGCCGTGCTCGCCGACACGTTCGGCGCCGCCCAGGGCCCGCCCGACAACGACGTACCGAAGACGATCGCGCTCGCCGAACGGGCGGTCGGACTCGCTCACCGCACGGGCGACCTGCTCGCCGAATCCGCTGCGCTCGACGCGCTCACCGGTGCCCAGAGTTGGGCCGGCGACACGTTCGCCGTCGCGGCCACCGCGCGGCGTCGGACCGTACTGCTCTCCTCCACGCCGGGCGATCCGGCCGGCACCCACGAGCTGATCGACGCGCTCGGGACGGCGACGGAGGCCGCCCTCGGCGCGGGAGACCTGCCGGGCGCCCGCCGGTGGGCACGGCAACTCGCGGACCATCCGTTGCTGGCGGAAGTCGGCCATCGGGCCACGAGCCTGCTGCTGGTGGCCGAGACGTTGGCGGGCAACACCGACGAAGTGCTCACTTTCAGCGTCCGGTTCCGCGAGGCGTGGAAGCGGGTCGGCAGCCCCACCAGGTCGTACCTCGGTCCGGCGGTGGCCGGTGTGGCGATGATCCACGGCCTGCGCGACGACCACGACGCCCAGCGCGAATGGAACACGGTCCTGAATCAGCTCGGCGCCATGCCGGAACATACCTACGCTTACGGGCCGGTCTTCGACGCGATACAGCTGCTCCACCGTGGCCAGGCAGGGCAGGCGCTGGAACGGATGGCGCCTGAGCCCGGCGACGTGTGGAAATGGCTCACGTGGATCTGGCTTCACTGGTATGTGGCGCTGCGCGCCGAGGCCACCGTGCTCGCCGGGAGCCCCGACGCCGGCGACCGTCTGGCCGAGGCCCGGACCATCGTGTCCGGGAACCCCGTCGCCGCTGCCGTCGTGGAACGGGCTGAAGCGCTGTTCCACGACGACCGGGAGCGGCTGCTCGCCACAGCCGATGCCTTTGACGCCGCCGGTTGCCGGTACCAGTCGGCGCGGACCATGGTGCTCGCCGGCGGCGACCATGCCGAGCGGGGCGCGGCCGCGTTCGCCGGCCTCGGCCTCGCCCCGCCGGGCCCGCTCCCCGCCTGGCTGCTGAACCGGTCCGGGGGGTAG
- a CDS encoding VOC family protein has product MTSSATRGIKTVLHPVSDLAKAKAVYAALLGIPPQTDSSYYVGFETEGQHIGLVPGGGPQGMISPVAYWHVPDVEAKLAEVIAAGATVNEAAHEVGGGRLVATVIDPDGNVLGLLQSR; this is encoded by the coding sequence ATGACCAGCTCTGCCACCCGGGGAATCAAGACCGTGCTGCACCCGGTGTCCGACCTGGCCAAGGCCAAGGCGGTGTACGCGGCCCTGCTCGGCATCCCGCCGCAGACCGACTCGTCCTACTACGTCGGCTTCGAGACCGAGGGCCAGCACATCGGACTGGTGCCGGGTGGTGGGCCGCAGGGCATGATCTCGCCGGTGGCCTACTGGCACGTGCCGGACGTCGAGGCGAAGCTGGCCGAGGTGATCGCCGCGGGGGCCACCGTGAATGAGGCCGCGCACGAGGTCGGTGGCGGCCGCCTGGTGGCCACCGTCATCGACCCCGACGGCAACGTCCTCGGGCTGCTGCAGAGCCGGTGA
- a CDS encoding glyoxalase, with translation MTSFGPVTLEVPDPAAADAFYEAFGLTPYLNVSASDAPTTGFRGFALSLVVSQPGNVDAFIGAALDAGATTLKPATKGFWGYGGVVRTPDGTICKIATSNKKDTGPAARHIDQIALLLGVADVKASRRFYVDRGLAVAKSFGGKYVEFDTPSSAVTLALYPRRALAKDAGVSQEGTGSHRIVIGSDAGPFTDPDGFVWEAASV, from the coding sequence ATGACCTCCTTCGGACCCGTCACCCTGGAAGTTCCCGACCCCGCTGCCGCGGACGCCTTCTACGAAGCCTTCGGTCTGACCCCGTACCTGAACGTAAGCGCCTCGGATGCGCCAACGACCGGCTTCCGTGGGTTCGCCCTGTCCCTCGTGGTGTCCCAGCCGGGCAACGTCGACGCCTTCATCGGCGCCGCCCTCGACGCCGGCGCCACGACGCTGAAGCCGGCCACGAAGGGGTTCTGGGGCTACGGCGGCGTCGTACGCACCCCGGACGGGACGATCTGCAAGATCGCGACCTCCAACAAGAAGGACACCGGTCCTGCCGCCCGGCACATCGACCAGATCGCGCTCCTGCTGGGGGTGGCGGACGTCAAGGCGAGCAGGCGGTTCTACGTCGACCGCGGCCTGGCCGTGGCGAAGAGCTTCGGCGGCAAGTACGTCGAGTTCGACACCCCGTCGTCGGCCGTCACGCTGGCGCTCTACCCGCGCCGCGCCCTCGCCAAGGACGCCGGCGTCTCCCAGGAGGGGACCGGGTCACACCGGATCGTGATCGGCAGCGACGCCGGGCCCTTCACCGACCCCGACGGGTTCGTGTGGGAGGCCGCATCCGTCTGA